A genomic segment from Daphnia carinata strain CSIRO-1 chromosome 1, CSIRO_AGI_Dcar_HiC_V3, whole genome shotgun sequence encodes:
- the LOC130691243 gene encoding U5 small nuclear ribonucleoprotein 200 kDa helicase-like, translating to MADAAARSLQYEYKANSNLVLQADVRLIDRRARDEATGEVMSLTGKLEGTRMGDKAMRMKPAKRQKRDPGKTDIGGKSSGKGPLQSDNLEDLSGIIYRPKTQDTKQTYEVLLSFIQEALSDQPRDVLCGAADEVLTVLKNDKLKDKEKKKETEAMLGTLPEERFALLVNLGKKITDWGQDEKMATGEEQMDDQYGINVQFEDTDEENEDDNVDGEIGDEEDGEDEAEEAETDHAIHADAVAVDLGGKKEKKLHPLDIDAYWLQRKLSKFYSDPMVSQARAGEVLNILKNIQDERECENQLVVLLGFDCFDFIKLLKQNRHMILYCSLLASAQSEAERRSIQDEMKSNPHLNKILRQLDTVRDDTGLEPMEVDSKKSSSRQGNYAAKETGGSSNGGQEGYSGIPGLRELLDLEDLAFAQGSHFMANKKCTLPEGSFRKQRKGYEEVHVPPLKPRPFDADEMLIPIDKLPTYAQPAFEGFKTLNRIQSKIYKTALESDENMLICAPTGAGKTNVALLTMMRELGKHINPDGTIRVDEFKIIYIAPMRSLVQEMVGSFGKRLAPFNLKVGELTGDHQLSREEIAQTQVIVCTPEKWDIITRKSGDRTYTQLVKLMIFDEIHLLHDDRGPVLEALVARTIRTVESTQEDLRLVGLSATLPNYEDVATFLRVRPKTGLFFFDNSYRPVPLEQQYVGITEKKAVKRYQIMNEIVYEKVMEHAGKNQILVFVHSRKETGKTARSIRDLCLEKDSLGAFLREGSASTEVLRNEAEQVKNQELKDLLPYGFAIHHAGMSRVDRALVEDLFADRHIQLLVSTATLAWGVNLPAHTVIIKGTQVYNPEKGRWCELGSLDVLQMLGRAGRPQYDTKGEGILITNHSELQYYLSLQNQQLPVESQMVSKLPDMLNAEIVSGTVQNVKDAVHWLSYTYLYIRMLRSPQLYGISVDKLKEDPTLEQHRADLIHTAAVSLEKSQLLKYDRKSGQLQGTELGRIASHYYCTNASMATYNQLLKPTLSEIELFRVFSLSSEFRNITVRDEEKLELQKLMERVPIPIKESIEEPSAKVNVLLQAYISQLKLEGFALMADMVYVTQSAGRLIRAIFEMVLSRGWAQLADKALSLSKMINRRMWQSMSPLRQFKKMPEEIIRKLEKKSLPWERLYDLGPTEMGELIRAPKLGKTIHKYVHQFPKLELSTHIQPITRSTLKVELTITPDFQWDDKIHGKAEAFWIFVEDVDSEVILHHEYFLLKAIYAQDEHLVKFFVPVFEPLPPHYFIRVVSDHWISSETQLPVSFRHLILPDKYPPPTELLDLQPLPVTALRNRSYEALYADSFQQFNPIQTQVFNALYNTDDNVFIGAPTGAGKTICAEFAILRLFSQKEQEALAEGVAEVEARCVYVTPNQELADNLFINWQDKFASRLGKKVAMLTGETGTDLKLLAKANILISIPEHWDVLSRRWKQRKNVQNVHLFIVDELQLLGGGDGPTLEVVCSRMRYIGAQLQKPIRLVALSHSLANAKDVSQWLGCPANGSFNFHPNVRPIPLELHIQGFNITHNASRLIAMAKPLHNAICKHSPKKPVLVFVPSRKQSRITAFDILTYAAAENDAERYLHAELEDIKPFIQRLSDKTLHETLKQGVGYLHEGLTVQDRRIVEQLFELGAIQIIVVSRTLCWAVSVHAHLVIIMDTQSYNGQQHMYDDYPITDLIQMAGRANRPREDDDAKCVLLCQSSKKDFYKKFLYEPLPIESHLDHCLHDHFNAEIVTKTIENKQDAVDNLTWTFLYRRMTQNPNYYNLQGVSHRHLSDHLSELVESTLNDLEQSKCITIEEEIDVSPLNLGMIAAYYCIHYTTIELFSLSLNAKTKIRGLLEIISAAAEYKNVPVRHGEEAVLRQLATRLPNKPQANAKFSDPHTKTFLLLQAHLSRVQLPAELQQDTELILGKAIRLIQASVDVLSSNGWLSPAVAAMELSQMVTQAMWSKDSYLKQLPHFTTEIVKRCTDKGLETIFDVMEMEDDERNSLLGLSEAQMADVARFCNRYPNIELGFDVIDRDRVVCGQSVVVAVNLEREDEVVGPVLAPFFPQKREEGWWVVIGDPKANALVSIKRQTLQQKAKVKLDFTAPTTPGQHSYTIYFMSDSYTGCDQEYKFTIDVKEPSNSEDSDSGSN from the exons ATGGCGGACGCCGCAGCACGTTCGCTCCAGTACGAGTATAAAGCCAATTCAAATTTGGTTTTACAAGCTGACGTTCGCTTAATCGACCGTCGAGCTCGAGATGAAGCCACCGGTGAGGTTATGTCCCTTACCGGGAAGTTGGAAGGGACGCGCATGGGTGACAAAGCCATGCGCATGAAACCGGCCAAACGTCAGAAGCGTGATCCCGGCAAAACTGACATTGGTGGCAAATCCAGTGGTAAGGGGCCATTACAGAGCGACAACCTGGAGGATCTTTCTGGCATCATCTACAGACCCAAAACGCAAGACACCAAACAGACTTACGAAGTACTACTCAGTTTCATCCAGGAAGCTTTGAGCGACCAACCCAGGGATGTGTTGTGTGGTGCAGCTGACGAAGTCCTCACAGTCCTCAAGAATGACAAGCTcaaggataaagaaaagaagaaggaaacagAGGCTATGCTTGGCACCCTTCCAGAAGAAAGGTTTGCCCTCCTTGTCAACCTCGGCAAGAAGATCACAGATTGGGGCCAAGACGAGAAAATGGCAACAGGAGAGGAGCAGATGGATGACCAGTATGGTATTAATGTGCAATTTGAAGATAcagatgaagaaaatgaagacgaCAATGTTGACGGAGAAATTGGCGATGAAGAAGATGGTGAAGACGAAGCCGAAGAAGCTGAAACAGACCACGCTATTCACGCAGATGCCGTCGCTGTGGACTTGGGTGgtaaaaaggagaagaaactTCACCCGCTTGACATTGATGCCTACTGGCTTCAGAGGAAGCTGTCCAAATTTTACAGCGATCCCATGGTGTCACAAGCAAGAGCCGGCGAAGTGCTTAACATTCTCAAGAATATCCAAGATGAGAGAGAATGTGAAAACCAGCTAGTCGTTCTACTTGGCTTTGACTGCTTTGATTTCATCAAGCTGCTGAAACAAAACAGACATATGATCCTGTACTGCTCGTTGCTAGCATCGGCACAGAGTGAAGCAGAAAGAAGAAGCATTCAAGATGAAATGAAGAGCAATCCCCATCTGAACAAAATCCTGCGTCAACTAGATACAGTGAGAGACGACACTGGACTCGAACCAATGGAAGTGGATTCCAAAAAGAGTTCATCGCGCCAAGGTAATTACGCTGCGAAAGAAACCGGGGGCAGCAGCAACGGAGGACAGGAAGGTTATAGTGGCATTCCAGGTCTACGCGAACTTCTAGATTTGGAGGATCTTGCGTTTGCACAGGGTTCGCATTTTATGGCCAATAAAAAATGCACTTTGCCAGAAG GTTCATTCAGAAAGCAGCGCAAAGGATATGAGGAAGTTCACGTACCGCCATTGAAACCCAGACCATTCGATGCCGACGAAATGCTTATCCCTATTGACAAACTTCCAACCTACGCCCAGCCGGCGTTTGAAGGATTCAAGACACTCAACAGAATCCAGTCGAAAATCTACAAAACAGCCTTAGAGTCTGATGAGAACATGTTGATTTGCGCTCCAACTGGTGCCGGTAAGACCAACGTAGCTTTACTTACGATGATGCGAGAACTTGGCAAGCACATCAATCCGGACGGAACCATCCGCGTCGACGAGTTCAAGATCATCTACATCGCACCCATGCGATCTCTCGTACAAGAGATGGTGGGCAGCTTTGGCAAAAGATTGGCTCCTTTCAATCTGAAAGTTGGCGAATTGACGGGCGACCATCAGCTCAGCCGTGAAGAAATTGCCCAGACTCAAGTGATTGTCTGCACTCCAGAAAAGTGGGATATCATCACCCGAAAATCAGGCGACCGAACTTACACTCAACTGGTCAAGCTTATGATCTTCGACGAAATTCACCTGTTGCACGACGATCGTGGACCGGTTCTGGAGGCGTTGGTAGCTCGTACCATTCGGACTGTCGAGTCCACTCAAGAGGATCTACGCCTGGTTGGTCTTTCAGCTACTCTACCAAACTACGAAGATGTGGCCACTTTCCTGCGTGTCCGACCCAAGAcgggccttttctttttcgataaCAGCTATCGTCCTGTGCCTCTGGAGCAACAATATGTGGGCATCACCGAGAAGAAGGCCGTCAAGAGGTACCAAATTATGAACGAAATCGTCTACGAAAAGGTGATGGAACATGCCGGAAAGAATCAGATTCTCGTCTTCGTTCactcaagaaaagaaacgggaaaaaCAGCCCGTTCAATTCGTGATCTTTGCCTAGAGAAAGATTCACTAGGTGCATTCTTGCGTGAGGGATCCGCTTCAACAGAAGTCTTGCGCAATGAAGCCGAGCAAGTCAAGAACCAAGAGCTGAAAGATTTGCTACCCTACGGTTTCGCCATCCATCATGCCGGAATGAGCCGTGTCGATCGTGCTTTGGTTGAAGATTTGTTTGCTGATCGTCACATTCAATTGCTTGTTTCAACAGCTACGCTAGCTTGG GGTGTTAACTTGCCCGCCCATACCGTCATCATCAAAGGCACACAAGTCTACAACCCTGAAAAGGGTAGATGGTGCGAACTGGGTTCATTGGATGTCCTGCAAATGTTGGGTCGTGCTGGACGACCTCAGTATGACACCAAAGGTGAAGGCATTCTCATCACCAACCACAGCGAGTTGCAGTATTACCTGTCGCTGCAAAACCAACAGTTGCCCGTCGAATCCCAGATGGTTAGCAAATTGCCCGACATGCTGAATGCTGAAATCGTTTCGGGAACAGTACAAAACGTCAAAGACGCCGTTCATTGGCTGAGTTATACCTACCTGTACATCCGAATGCTTCGCTCACCCCAGCTTTACGGCATTTCAGTGGACAAGTTGAAAGAAGATCCTACGTTGGAGCAACACAGAGCTGACTTAATCCATACAGCTGCTGTTTCGCTTGAGAAGAGCCAACTCTTGAAGTACGATCGCAAATCTGGCCAATTACAAG GTACGGAATTGGGTAGGATTGCCAGTCATTACTATTGCACCAACGCAAGTATGGCCACCTACAACCAGTTGCTCAAACCAACGCTGAGTGAGATCGAACTCTTCCGTGTCTTTTCGCTATCTTCCGAGTTCCGGAACATTACTGTGCGTGACGAAGAAAAGTTGGAGTTACAGAAGTTGATGGAGCGCGTGCCGATTCCCATCAAGGAAAGCATCGAGGAACCCAGCGCCAAAGTCAACGTTCTCCTTCAAGCTTACATTTCACAGCTCAAGTTGGAGGGCTTTGCTTTGATGGCTGATATGGTCTACGTCACCCAATCTGCTGGCCGTCTTATTCGCGCCATCTTTGAAATGGTCCTCAGCCGAGGTTGGGCTCAGCTTGCCGACAAAGCCCTGTCTCTGAGCAAAATGATCAACCGTCGCATGTGGCAATCCATGTCGCCTCTTCGACAGTTTAAAAAGATGCCGGAAGAAATTATCCGCAAGCTCGAAAAGAAGAGTTTGCCATGGGAACGGCTCTACGATCTGGGCCCTACTGAAATGGGAGAACTTATCCGTGCACCCAAGTTGGGCAAGACAATCCACAAGTACGTCCATCAGTTCCCTAAACTGGAATTGTCCACCCACATTCAGCCTATCACGCGCTCGACACTCAAAGTGGAGCTGACGATCACGCCCGATTTCCAGTGGGACGACAAGATTCACGGCAAAGCTGAGGCTTTCTGGATCTTTGTCGAAGATGTGGATTCTGAAGTTATTCTTCACCACGAATACTTCCTTTTGAAGGCTATTTACGCCCAAGATGAACATCTGGTCAAGTTCTTTGTTCCAGTATTTGAACCTCTGCCCCCTCACTACTTTATTCGTGTTGTATCGGACCACTGGATCTCTTCGGAAACTCAGTTGCCCGTATCATTCCGTCACTTGATTTTGCCGGATAAGTATCCCCCACCGACGGAGCTCTTGGATTTGCAGCCGTTGCCCGTCACAGCTCTACGCAACCGATCATACGAAGCTCTCTACGCCGATTCGTTCCAGCAGTTCAACCCCATCCAGACGCAAGTGTTCAACGCTCTCTACAACACAGACGACAACGTCTTTATTGGCGCCCCAACTGGAGCTGGAAAAACAATTTGTGCCGAGTTCGCCATCCTGCGCCTCTTCAGCCAGAAAGAACAAGAAGCACTGGCTGAAGGAGTGGCGGAAGTTGAAGCCCGCTGTGTCTACGTCACACCCAATCAAGAACTTGCCGACAACCTGTTCATCAATTGGCAAGACAAGTTTGCGTCGCGGTTGGGCAAGAAAGTAGCAATGCTAACAGGCGAAACGGGTACCGACTTGAAGCTTTTGGCCAAAGCCAATATTCTGATCTCCATTCCGGAGCATTGGGACGTCTTGTCGCGGCGCTGGAAGCAGAGGAAGAACGTCCAGAATGTCCACCTGTTCATCGTCGACGAGCTTCAACTATTGGGAGGAGGAGACGGACCTACACTGGAAGTGGTCTGTTCGCGAATGCGTTACATCGGCGCCCAATTGCAGAAACCCATCCGATTGGTGGCATTGAGTCACTCGCTGGCCAATGCCAAGGACGTCTCGCAGTGGTTGGGTTGCCCAGCAAATGGCAGCTTCAATTTCCATCCGAATGTGAGACCGATCCCACTGGAACTTCACATCCAGGGTTTCAACATCACTCACAACGCGTCGCGTCTAATTGCCATGGCTAAGCCATTGCATAATGCCATTTGCAAACATTCTCCAAAAAAACCTGTGCTTGTCTTCGTTCCATCACGAAAACAGTCTCGTATTACAGCCTTCGACATCTTGACGTACGCTGCAGCCGAAAATGATGCCGAACGATATCTTCATGCCGAGCTAGAGGACATCAAACCTTTCATCCAGCGGCTAAGTGACAAAACGCTTCACGAGACACTCAAGCAAGGTGTTGGTTACCTACATGAAGGTTTAACAGTCCAAGATAGAAGGATCGTGGAACAGTTGTTTGAACTGGGAGCCATTCAAATCATTGTTGTTTCGCGTACCCTTTGTTGGGCCGTCTCCGTTCACGCCCATCTTGTGATCATCATGGACACGCAAAGTTACAACGGTCAACAGCACATGTACGATGATTATCCAATCACCGACTTGATTCAAATGGCCGGAAGAGCTAATCGGCCACGCGAAGACGACGATGCCAAATGTGTACTCCTGTGTCAATCTTCCAAGAAAGATTTTTACAAAAAG ttctTGTACGAGCCGTTGCCGATCGAAAGCCATCTCGATCATTGCCTCCACGATCATTTCAATGCCGAAATCGTCACCAAAACTATTGAGAACAAACAAGATGCTGTCGACAATTTAACATGGACTTTCCTGTACCGGCGCATGACTCAAAATCCCAATTACTACAATCTTCAAGGAGTGAGTCACAGGCACTTGTCGGATCACTTGTCCGAGTTGGTAGAGAGCACGCTTAATGATCTGGAGCAGTCCAAGTGTATCACCATCGAGGAAGAAATTGACGTCAGTCCACTCAACTTGGGCATGATTGCCGCGTACTACTGCATTCACTACACAACGATCGAGTTGTTCAGCTTGTCGCTCAACGCCAAGACCAAGATTCGTGGCTTGTTGGAGATCATTTCAGCTGCTGCAGAATACAAGAACGTTCCAGTCCGACACGGCGAAGAAGCTGTGTTGCGTCAGCTCGCTACTAGGCTTCCAAACAAGCCACAGGCTAACGCCAAATTTAGTGATCCTCATACCAAAACGTTCCTCTTGCTGCAGGCCCATTTGTCTCGTGTCCAACTACCCGCTGAATTGCAACAAGACACTGAGCTCATTCTTGGCAAGGCGATCCGTTTGATCCAGGCTTCTGTGGATGTCCTCAGCTCAAATGGATGGCTTTCCCCAGCTGTGGCCGCCATGGAATTGTCGCAAATGGTGACCCAAGCCATGTGGTCCAAGGATTCGTACCTGAAGCAGTTGCCTCACTTCACAACCGAGATTGTCAAACGCTGCACCGACAAGGGGCTGGAGACCATTTTCGATGTTATGGAAATGGAAGACGACGAACGCAACTCTTTGTTGGGGTTGAGTGAAGCACAAATGGCGGATGTTGCCCGCTTCTGTAACCGCTATCCCAACATCGAATTAGGATTTGACGTGATAGATCGTGACCGAGTCGTATGTGGTCAGTCGGTGGTGGTGGCAGTTAACCTGGAACGTGAAGATGAGGTCGTTGGCCCGGTTCTCGCTCCCTTCTTCCCTCAAAAACGCGAAGAGGGCTGGTGGGTAGTGATCGGAGACCCGAAAGCCAATGCACTGGTTTCCATCAAACGTCAAACATTGCAACAGAAGGCAAAAGTCAAGCTAGACTTTACGGCTCCAACTACCCCTGGCCAGCATTCTTACACAATCTATTTCATGAGCGACTCTTATACGGGATGCGATCAAGAGTACAAGTTCACCATAGATGTCAAGGAACCGTCAAATTCTGAAGATTCTGATTCTGGTTCCAACTAA
- the LOC130691255 gene encoding zinc finger protein 704-like, which yields MSTGKRLAKRSIVGTKVVVLREDGLYYPGIIQAVKTAEMDPSRGQLFSHTKYAVRSIMETAGPGRQQLREYSEVDLIGPGFQSTAGLTLQPGQKVYVTFTGREVAGHVTKHRPDVDEVHITLQVSNSNSVDIVKRMEEVRLMESRKSLRLMDQHDVDFARLADGVVGLTTSANGQLQDAWPNHQISVGHPPRKRCSSASTSGIDVPGAFFGSRKRRSSPSNTNGTADVIMDEDEDSDVMDECAAAMVLMRLSCSPHSPRWEDVAAWQSNHSSSTSSSSGAFSWRGSVSSSSDSPPHASSTGTAGRVLPVGQGRKLKFRSATPSPPLMSGSAPANFSGSLYKFHSGPRATVVAKQAQDDGIVSDESISECDEGPSPSQVRTIYQCTWPGCSTTTDNCEAIESHVRLVHLGPRQIDEEISDHEEEFYYTEVEEEVDEEIADQLPTTLPPKAEIIESSVAQSQSFQEQHPGWMASSPPTMSHMDMARPPHEDPEYQRALMKARPIAIPARVRSISWSSGYGYGSNLLKQAKVVVSPTNKTSPTPAPSTGPSIFTVKSSPVRRPRGEAKKCRKVYGMEHRDQWCTQCKWKKACTRFGE from the exons ATGTCGACAGGAAAGCGTTTGGCAAAGCGGTCAATTGTTGGTACAAAAGTTGTGGTACTTCGAGAAGACGGTCTCTATTATCCAG GCATAATACAAGCGGTTAAGACTGCAGAAATGGATCCGTCCAGGGGGCAGTTGTTCTCGCACACGAAATACGCCGTCCGTTCCATCATGGAGACGGCTGGTCCAGGCCGTCAGCAACTGCGTGAATACTCTGAAGTGGATCTGATTGGTCCCGGTTTTCAGTCGACGGCCGGTTTGACGCTACAGCCGGGCCAGAAGGTCTACGTCACGTTTACCGGCCGCGAAGTTGCCGGTCACGTCACCAAACACCGACCAGACGTCGACGAGGTTCACATCACTCTCCAAGTCTCCAATTCG AATTCAGTTGATATCGTCAAACGAATGGAAGAAGTCCGTCTGAtggaatcacgaaaatcattgCGTCTCATGGACCAACACGACGTGGATTTTGCTCGATTGGCTGATGGAGTCGTTGGTCTCACCACATCCGCCAATGGACAACTGCAAGATGCTTGGCCAAACCATCAGATCAGCGTTGGTCATCCGCCTCGTAAACGTTGTTCGTCTGCTTCAACGTCCGGAATCGACGTCCCAGGCGCTTTCTTCgg GTCGCGTAAACGTCGCTCCAGTCCCAGCAACACCAACGGAACAGCCGACGTTATCatggatgaagatgaagacAGCGATGTTATGGATGAGTGTGCCGCCGCTATGGTGTTGATGCGTCTTTCATGCAGCCCCCATTCCCCCCGTTGGGAAG ATGTCGCTGCCTGGCAGAGCAATCACAGTAGCAGTACTAGCAGCAGTAGTGGAGCTTTTTCGTGGCGTGGAAGCGTATCCAGTAGCAGTGATTCGCCACCACATGCTTCATCAACAGGAACAGCCGGCCGGGTCCTTCCTGTCGGCCAGGGGCGTAAGCTGAAATTTCGCTCGGCAACACCATCGCCACCTCTTATGAGCGGAAGCGCTCCAGCCAATTTTTCTGGAAGCCTTTACAAGTTTCATTCGGGCCCGAGGGCTACTGTCGTTGCCAAACAGGCCCAAGATGATGGAATCGTTAGTGATGAATCAATCAGCGAATGTGATGAAGGGCCTTCGCCTTCACAG GTTAGGACAATTTACCAATGTACCTGGCCCGGCTGCTCGACCACGACCGACAATTGCGAGGCTATCGAATCGCACGTGCGCTTAGTTCATCTCGGGCCGCGCCAAATCGACGAAGAAATAAGCGATCATGAAGAGGAATTTTATTATACGGAAGTAGAAGAGGAAGTTGATGAGGAGATTGCAGATCAGCTACCGACCACTCTACCTCCTAAGGCCGAGATCATCGAATCCTCGGTCGCTCAATCGCAGAGCTTTCAGGAACAACATCCCGGATGGATGGCTAGTTCACCACCCACAATGTCTCACATGGACATGGCAAGACCTCCGCACGAAG ATCCAGAATATCAACGTGCCCTGATGAAGGCGAGGCCGATCGCCATTCCAGCACGAGTTCGCAGCATTTCATGGTCTTCCGGTTACGGCTACGGTTCG aatcTGCTCAAGCAGGCCAAAGTAGTTGTGTCGCCCACCAATAAAACGTCTCCTACGCCAGCGCCATCTACCGGACCTTCGATTTTTACAGTCAAGAGCAGTCCCGTTCGCCGGCCTCGCGGCGAGGCCAAGAAATGCCGCAAGGTTTACGGAATGGAACACCGCGACCAGTGGTGCACTCAATGCAAATGGAAAAAGGCTTGCACTCGCTTTGGCGAGTAA
- the LOC130691294 gene encoding uncharacterized protein LOC130691294, giving the protein MTVSQILSIFLCCCSFFCPCLTCDENSKFSFNSQITQLNETIPNIFLCRMCGLSQDDEGSFIETASPFSLNVRNETIVLEKNATKVVTTVSVQKLRNPTGNIFDVVTLRKSSCKGVGKWVSESTWFPGFSWKPCICSQCGRHLGWMFEDESSAKGFLPSKPSQAGFYALIRDTVLTESVAQTLTYVPKIFRK; this is encoded by the exons ATGACAGTGTCACAAATATTGTCCATTTTCCTATGTTGCTGTTCATTCTTTTGTCCTTGTTTAACATGCgacgaaaattcaaaattttctttcaatagcCAAATTACACAATTAAATGAAACAATTCCTAACATATTCTTGTGTCGGATGTGTGGCCTATCTCAGGATGATGAGGGTTCTTTTATAGAAACTGCCAGTCCATTTAGTTTGAATGTTAGGAATGAAACGATTGTGTTGGAGAAAAATGCAACAAAGGTTGTGACAACTGTTTCAGTGCAAAAATTGAGAAATCCAACTGGCAATATCTTTGACGTAGTAACTTTGAGAAAATCTTCTTGCAAAGGAGTGGGCAAG TGGGTGTCAGAGTCTACGTGGTTTCCTGGATTCAGCTGGAAACCTTGCATCTGTAGTCAGTGTGGACGTCATTTGGGTTG GATGTTTGAAGACGAATCATCAGCTAAAGGATTTTTACCTAGCAAACCTTCACAAGCAGGTTTTTACGCGTTGATTCGAGACACAGTCCTAACAGAGTCTG tTGCACAGACTTTGACGTACGTGCCAAAAATCTTTCGGAAATAG
- the LOC130691063 gene encoding RNA guanine-N7 methyltransferase activating subunit-like, with protein sequence MELTDQQKSLLADCENEFSERYTEKDTEFMELKNKPLSKPPIVDPWGNNFNRNQQRGGGHRPYGQYGRDRHSRGGQSWNRNSQDSFSRRDHDGNRHMRDRPYEDRGPHYRDRSYDDRTQNRDRSYHGDRAPQRERSHTDDHGHHREERHHREDGHHQSRYHPY encoded by the coding sequence ATGGAGTTGACGGATCAGCAAAAAAGTTTACTGGCAGATTGCGAGAACGAGTTTAGCGAGCGCTACACAGAAAAAGACACCGAGTTCATGGAGTTGAAGAATAAACCATTATCTAAGCCGCCCATTGTAGATCCGTGGGGTAATAATTTCAATCGCAACCAGCAGAGAGGAGGTGGTCATCGACCGTACGGTCAGTATGGACGAGACCGTCATTCCAGAGGTGGACAATCGTGGAATCGAAATTCTCAAGATTCGTTTTCACGTCGTGACCATGACGGCAATCGACATATGAGAGATCGACCATACGAAGATCGTGGTCCCCATTATAGAGATAGATCATACGATGACCGTACCCAGAATCGGGATAGATCATATCACGGAGACCGTGCGCCACAACGTGAAAGGTCTCACACTGACGATCATGGCCATCACCGAGAAGAAAGGCACCATAGAGAAGACGGACACCATCAATCTCGTTACCATCCTtactga